A region from the Lolium perenne isolate Kyuss_39 chromosome 4, Kyuss_2.0, whole genome shotgun sequence genome encodes:
- the LOC127332283 gene encoding RNA-binding protein CP29B, chloroplastic — protein MAATLFSTSLSPQFLSLPSSSSSTKPAPSAFFPSKLPQLRALAAAGWRHSLAPLAVAVSSDVDTEESSAEFSEDLRVFVGNLPFSVDSAQLAGLFEQAGSVEMVEVIYDKLTGRSRGFGFVTMSTVEEVEDAVEQLNGYVLDGRTLKVNSGPPPPRDQSSPRGFREQSGGFREQSGGFRQQSSRGPSGGDNRVYVGNLSWNVDDAALQNLFSKQGSVLAARVIYDRESGRSRGFGFVSYGSSDEVERAVSNLDGADLDGRQIRVTVAEARQPRREY, from the exons ATGGCGGCCACTCTCTTCTCCACCTCCCTCTCCCCCCAGTTCCTCTCCCtcccctcgtcctcctcctcaaccaagCCGGCCCCGTCCGCGTTCTTCCCCTCCAAGCTCCCGCAGCTCcgcgccctcgccgccgccggttgGAGGCACTCGCTCGCGCCCTTGGCCGTGGCCGTGTCGTCGGATGTCGACACGGAGGAGTCCTCCGCCGAATTCTCCGAGGACCTAAGGGTGTTCGTTGGCAACCTCCCCTTCAGCGTCGACAGCGCACAGCTAGCCGGGCTTTTCGAGCAGGCCGGCTCCGTCGAGATGGTTGAG GTCATCTATGACAAATTGACTGGAAGAAGCCGTGGATTTGGGTTCGTGACTATGTCTACTGTCGAAGAAGTCGAGGACGCTGTTGAGCAGCTCAACGGCTAT GTACTTGATGGGAGAACTTTGAAGGTGAACTCAGGGCCACCACCACCCAGGGATCAATCCTCACCAAGAGGATTTAGAGAGCAGTCTGGAGGATTCAGGGAGCAATCTGGAGGATTCAGGCAGCAATCCTCACGGGGTCCTAGCGGTGGGGACAACAGGGTCTATGTGGGTAACCTTTCTTGGAATGTTGATGACGCGGCTCTTCAAAACTTGTTCAGTAAGCAAGGGAGTGTCTTGGCTGCTAGAGTCATCTATGACAGGGAGAGTGGGAGGTCAAGGGGATTTGGTTTTGTTTCATATGGTTCAAGTGATGAAGTTGAGAGAGCAGTATCTAATCTCGATGGCGCT GACTTGGATGGGAGGCAGATCCGTGTTACAGTAGCAGAAGCAAGACAACCCAGGCGAGAATATTGA
- the LOC127332284 gene encoding uncharacterized protein translates to MEAAEPAVLPDDVLVEVLRRLAPHSVAACRWVCKAWRDTIDARLRRRLLSQSVRGIFINFTAHSFSEFFSRPSTGPAICGGLDFLPCRGVRIRDHCDGLVLCHDWLREYVVNPATRRWARLPQRPPPPGHMPGLDQTAYLAFDHAASPHYKVFLIPCLPYGGLEDNSSLESEWPPASYAMHVFSSMTKRWEKTTFLREGEAAGILANMLGVRKGIGIGIGIVPSTGEAMSLSNHKYQVIKLPGIDGLSTPTHYFGLSTPTHYLGRTMRGVYCALDYHGLQLWYLDESCSQTEWVLEHFVDFNVTARRLHTCLQQTLVMQDVNYRKASYLYGDKHANREAPVEEKYDWTSDEDNILDTEDDVEDDYYTSDLEFLGFHPYKEVVFLSSLVVRGLAYHWNSSKFQDLGSLYPKQYSSVAMAFAGIDTYFPYTPCWMHDFPGNESESLLQDERLLTRESESEDEDDPSFTSMDEYELQKLRGHTKRVKDSRAKVRRRHRIRAR, encoded by the exons ATGGAGGCGGCCGAGCCGGCCGTGCTACCCGACGACGTCCTCGTGGAGGTCCTCCGGCGTCTGGCGCCGCACAGCGTGGCGGCGTGCCGGTGGGTCTGCAAGGCGTGGCGCGACACCATCGACGCCCGCCTGCGCCGCCGCCTGCTTTCGCAGTCGGTACGCGGCATCTTCATCAACTTCACCGCGCATTCCTTCTCGGAGTTCTTCTCCCGCCCCTCTACAGGCCCGGCGATCTGCGGAGGGCTCGACTTCCTGCCATGCAGGGGCGTCAGGATCAGGGATCACTGCGACGGCCTCGTGCTCTGCCACGATTGGTTACGCGAGTACGTCGTCAACCCGGCCACGCGGCGGTGGGCGCGTCTGCCCCAACGCCCTCCGCCGCCAGGGCACATGCCGGGATTAGACCAGACCGCCTACCTCGCCTTCGATCACGCCGCATCGCCACACTACAAGGTGTTTCTGATCCCATGCTTGCCATATGGTGGATTGGAAGACAACTCGTCGCTTGAATCGGAGTGGCCTCCGGCGTCATACGCGATGCATGTCTTCTCGTCGATGACGAAGCGGTGGGAGAAGACGACGTTCCTCCGCGAGGGGGAGGCTGCAGGGATCCTTGCCAACATGCTTGGGGTTCGGAAAGGTATAGGGATCGGGATCGGTATCGTGCCGTCTACTGGAGAAGC AATGTCCTTGTCGAACCACAAGTACCAAGTAATTAAACTACCAGGCATCGATGGATTGAGCACCCCAACACACTACTTTGGATTGAGCACCCCAACACACTACTTAGGGAGAACAATGAGAGGGGTGTATTGCGCGTTAGATTATCATGGGCTTCAGCTTTGGTATCTCGATGAATCTTGCAGTCAAACAGAGTGGGTGTTAGAACACTTTGTCGATTTTAACGTAACTGCACGCCGATTACACACATGTCTGCAACAAACCTTGGTTATGCAGGATGTTAACTACCGCAAGGCTTCTTACTTGTATGGCGATAAACATGCAAACCGTGAAGCACCGGTGGAGGAGAAATATGACTGGACTTCTGATGAGGATAACATTCTTGACACTGAAGATGATGTTGAGGACGACTACTACACCAGCGATTTAGAGTTTCTTGGATTTCATCCTTATAAAGAGGTTGTCTTCTTGAGTTCATTGGTGGTAAGGGGATTGGCATATCACTGGAATAGCTCTAAATTTCAGGACTTGGGCAGTTTATATCCGAAACAATACAGTAGCGTCGCCATGGCATTCGCGGGAATAGATACATATTTCCCATACACGCCTTGCTGGATGCACGATTTTCCTGGAAACGAATCTGAGTCTCTGCTCCAAGATGAGCGGCTACTCACAAGAGAATCGGAATCGGAAGATGAAGACGACCCCAGCTTCACCAGCATGGATGAGTACGAGCTGCAGAAGCTCCGTGGGCACACCAAGAGAGTCAAGGACTCTAGGGCCAAGGTTCGCCGAAGGCACCGCATCAGGGCTCGGTAA